The following proteins come from a genomic window of Thermofilaceae archaeon:
- a CDS encoding nucleotidyltransferase family protein has product MGARRVKGAVLCGGTGSRLRPLTYYFQKTMIPIGLKQKPLLEYVIRLMKYHGIVDVALLVNYKAEQIMNYFDDGSRFGVRLEYVHDDPNYRGNGGALLNASRRGVFSGFDDVLIYYGDILTNLDLTDMLRVHREKGAAATLALSTNYTVSVGVAEVAGTKIVSLREKPPLGKPVVIGVLAVKTEVLKILEELAKPLQELDLMQHFIPQLIERGYHVEGYLTDAFWYDVGSTERYEKLDPHVVDEVLGFLLA; this is encoded by the coding sequence GTGGGGGCGCGTAGGGTTAAAGGAGCCGTCCTTTGCGGTGGCACCGGCTCACGATTAAGGCCTTTGACCTACTACTTCCAGAAAACAATGATACCGATCGGTCTCAAGCAGAAGCCGCTTCTCGAGTACGTCATCCGACTGATGAAGTACCATGGGATTGTAGACGTAGCATTACTCGTGAACTACAAGGCTGAGCAAATCATGAACTATTTCGATGATGGGAGCCGTTTCGGAGTGAGGCTCGAATACGTCCACGACGACCCCAACTACAGGGGGAACGGGGGTGCTCTACTCAACGCTAGCCGCAGGGGGGTCTTCTCCGGGTTTGACGACGTGCTCATCTACTACGGGGACATTCTAACCAACCTTGATCTCACAGATATGCTACGCGTACACCGTGAGAAGGGTGCTGCAGCCACTCTAGCTCTCTCAACCAACTATACCGTTAGCGTGGGCGTAGCAGAGGTCGCAGGTACGAAAATCGTGAGCCTCAGGGAGAAACCACCGTTGGGCAAGCCTGTCGTGATAGGGGTACTCGCAGTAAAAACAGAGGTGCTGAAAATCCTCGAGGAGTTAGCGAAACCTCTGCAAGAGCTGGACCTCATGCAGCACTTCATCCCGCAGCTAATAGAGCGTGGTTACCACGTTGAAGGCTACCTGACCGATGCCTTCTGGTACGATGTAGGCTCAACGGAAAGGTACGAGAAACTCGACCCGCATGTTGTGGACGAGGTGCTAGGCTTTCTCCTAGCTTAG
- the eno gene encoding phosphopyruvate hydratase has protein sequence MSETPLVENEFTIVLVKGRWILDSRGNPTVEADVVTAGGGIGTAAVPAGASRGTYEALELRDGGKKFQGKGVERAVSNINGLIAQRVIGMDSRDQERVDKVMIELDGTPNKSKLGANAILAVSLATAKAAASTYGMPLFQYLGGKLARVLPTPLMNVINGGKHAGNELSIQEFMIVPVGSDKFSEALRMACEVYYSLKEVLVWRYGKSSINVGDEGGFAPPMKESREALDALIEAIKKAGYEPGNEFVLALDAAASSFYAGGRYRIDGKELGRGELIDYYLELVNEYPIVSLEDPLEEEDFEGFREITSKLKQRGVQVVGDDLFVTNVKRLMKGIEVGAASALLLKVNQIGTLTEALEAAHLAQRCGLNVIVSHRSGETEDTSIAHIAVALSCGQIKTGAPARGERTAKYNELLRIEEYLAGEAVYLGLKAIRRGL, from the coding sequence ATGAGCGAAACCCCACTCGTAGAGAACGAGTTCACGATAGTTCTCGTAAAGGGTAGGTGGATCTTAGACTCGAGAGGAAACCCCACCGTCGAGGCCGATGTAGTTACAGCCGGTGGTGGCATTGGAACGGCAGCCGTACCTGCCGGTGCTTCACGTGGCACGTACGAGGCGCTGGAGCTTAGGGATGGTGGTAAGAAGTTCCAGGGGAAAGGTGTAGAAAGAGCCGTGTCCAACATCAACGGGTTGATAGCCCAGCGAGTAATCGGCATGGACTCGAGGGATCAGGAGAGGGTCGACAAAGTTATGATCGAGCTGGACGGCACGCCGAATAAGTCGAAGCTCGGCGCGAATGCTATACTAGCGGTATCGCTAGCCACGGCTAAAGCTGCTGCTTCGACCTACGGAATGCCGCTCTTCCAGTACTTGGGTGGAAAGCTCGCGCGAGTGCTGCCTACCCCACTTATGAACGTGATTAACGGTGGCAAGCACGCAGGCAACGAGTTGAGCATCCAGGAGTTCATGATAGTGCCCGTGGGGAGTGACAAGTTCTCGGAAGCGCTTAGAATGGCTTGCGAAGTTTACTACAGTCTCAAGGAAGTCCTCGTCTGGAGGTACGGTAAGAGCTCCATCAACGTCGGAGACGAGGGCGGTTTTGCTCCACCCATGAAAGAGAGCAGGGAGGCCTTAGACGCGCTCATCGAAGCGATTAAGAAGGCTGGCTATGAGCCGGGCAACGAGTTCGTCCTAGCACTCGATGCAGCGGCTTCAAGTTTTTACGCTGGGGGACGCTACAGAATCGACGGTAAGGAGCTGGGTAGGGGTGAACTGATAGATTACTACCTGGAGTTGGTCAACGAATACCCGATAGTTTCGCTGGAAGACCCCCTCGAGGAAGAGGATTTCGAGGGATTCAGGGAGATTACCAGCAAGTTGAAACAGCGGGGCGTGCAAGTCGTTGGTGATGATCTCTTCGTAACGAACGTTAAGCGCCTTATGAAAGGAATTGAAGTGGGCGCTGCGAGCGCGCTCCTCCTCAAAGTTAACCAGATAGGAACGTTGACCGAAGCTTTAGAGGCGGCACACCTAGCTCAAAGGTGCGGGCTTAACGTAATCGTCTCGCACAGGAGTGGTGAAACCGAAGACACATCCATTGCTCACATTGCTGTCGCGCTGAGCTGCGGCCAAATAAAGACCGGCGCGCCAGCGAGGGGCGAGAGAACGGCTAAGTACAACGAGCTACTCAGGATAGAAGAGTACTTAGCGGGGGAGGCAGTCTACTTGGGGTTAAAGGCCATCAGGAGAGGCCTCTAG
- a CDS encoding phosphoglycolate/pyridoxal phosphate family phosphatase, whose translation MNVRIKQPFLPFEGFILDCDGVLWRGDKPIAGAREAVKALKAAGKVVVFVTNNASLSRNGYLEKMRRMGFDVSLGDIYCSSYVTARVLRRIRVSRVYVVGEEGLVEELEREGIELTDPQHAECLVVGIDRHLTYQKLADALKCLNRGALFVATNEDPTLPVEDGVLPGAGAIVAALERASGRKPDVVIGKPSSTMFEMVLEEKCLDPSKTLVVGDRIDTDIAGAKRLGMAAALVLTGSTTLDELSSSPLKPDFVLASLSEILEEALA comes from the coding sequence ATGAACGTGAGGATTAAGCAGCCTTTTCTTCCTTTCGAAGGCTTCATCCTCGATTGTGACGGTGTCCTCTGGAGAGGAGATAAACCGATCGCAGGTGCGCGTGAAGCGGTAAAAGCTCTTAAAGCAGCTGGAAAAGTGGTAGTCTTCGTTACTAACAATGCTTCACTCTCACGGAACGGTTACCTGGAGAAGATGCGCAGAATGGGATTTGACGTTTCGCTAGGCGACATTTACTGTAGCAGCTACGTTACGGCGAGAGTGCTACGGAGAATACGCGTGAGTAGGGTTTACGTGGTGGGCGAGGAGGGATTAGTGGAAGAGTTGGAGAGGGAAGGTATCGAACTCACAGACCCACAGCATGCAGAGTGCCTAGTTGTGGGAATAGACAGGCATCTTACGTATCAGAAGTTGGCCGATGCGCTCAAATGCCTGAATCGTGGCGCGCTATTCGTAGCTACGAACGAGGACCCCACGTTACCTGTTGAGGACGGCGTGCTTCCCGGTGCGGGCGCGATTGTGGCAGCTTTAGAAAGAGCTTCGGGCAGAAAGCCAGACGTAGTTATCGGGAAGCCCTCTTCGACGATGTTCGAGATGGTCTTAGAGGAAAAGTGCTTAGATCCCTCTAAAACGCTGGTTGTGGGCGATAGAATCGATACTGACATTGCCGGAGCTAAGCGTCTGGGCATGGCGGCAGCGCTCGTCCTCACGGGGTCTACTACCTTGGACGAGCTCTCCTCCTCACCTTTGAAGCCCGACTTCGTTCTTGCCTCTCTTTCAGAAATTCTGGAGGAGGCTTTGGCATAA
- a CDS encoding DUF429 domain-containing protein: MLSLGVDLAGSPKRPTGMCIIDEGLNAKTWIAYNDEEIIRAVLEFRPSVVAIDAPLSLPLGRSSIDDRTGPHFRECDKALRSLGIRFFPVTLGPMRALTRRGMQLKNDLEKRGYTVIEVYPGGAQDLLGIPRKSAGLDALRLGLERIGIKLASPSPGPDELDAVTAAYVGLLYLRGEALALSGKDGSIIMPKPPPEFLKERQERSRASKVRRRARPR; the protein is encoded by the coding sequence ATGCTAAGCTTAGGCGTGGATCTAGCCGGCAGCCCTAAACGCCCCACTGGTATGTGCATCATAGACGAGGGTCTCAACGCGAAGACCTGGATCGCATACAACGATGAGGAAATAATACGCGCTGTCCTCGAGTTCCGCCCTAGCGTTGTGGCCATAGACGCTCCTCTCTCACTGCCTCTAGGACGCTCCAGCATAGATGACAGGACAGGTCCTCACTTCAGGGAGTGCGATAAGGCTCTCAGGAGTCTTGGCATACGGTTCTTCCCGGTCACGCTAGGTCCGATGCGAGCTTTAACCAGAAGAGGTATGCAGTTAAAGAACGACCTCGAAAAAAGAGGTTACACCGTGATCGAAGTTTACCCGGGTGGGGCTCAGGATCTGCTAGGGATCCCTCGAAAGAGCGCTGGCCTAGACGCGCTGCGATTGGGTCTTGAAAGAATAGGCATTAAGCTGGCAAGCCCTTCACCCGGTCCCGATGAGCTTGACGCGGTAACCGCTGCATACGTGGGCTTGCTTTACCTTCGTGGAGAAGCTTTAGCTCTCAGCGGTAAGGATGGTTCAATCATTATGCCAAAGCCTCCTCCAGAATTTCTGAAAGAGAGGCAAGAACGAAGTCGGGCTTCAAAGGTGAGGAGGAGAGCTCGTCCAAGGTAG
- a CDS encoding NDP-sugar synthase, translating to MLTAVILAGGRGTRLRPFTYHRPKPLMPVANKAVIDYILDIIEFSNLVDRVYISLDYLGHMIAEHVREEPRSIEVIPLVYSSIDTADSVRRLRHLLDDDFIVLMGDIITNCDLAAFWRFHKEKKGVASVVLKGVDNPCHYGLAFLSRNDKIELFMEKPRGYDLYLASLAVGPKARYTYANLANAGIYAFSYSILDILDDNPHLLDFGRHVFPYLVEEGYPVYGWVSEPCYWIDIGTPPTYFQANVDVLDGLASPLRPAGVYSRGIWLSNPKSVEGVVRPPVVIGSEVRIERGSVVGPYAVLGNWAVVEEGAVIERSIIMDGASIGYKARIYESIVGSRTEVGSETLLYKSIIEDLTRIPSGTNIFDRILVTKERGAVIELRARVG from the coding sequence ATGCTCACCGCGGTCATTCTAGCTGGAGGGAGAGGTACCCGCTTGAGACCTTTTACCTACCATAGGCCTAAGCCGCTCATGCCCGTTGCCAATAAGGCTGTTATTGATTACATACTCGATATCATCGAGTTTAGCAACTTAGTGGACAGGGTTTACATCTCGCTCGATTACTTAGGCCATATGATAGCTGAGCACGTCAGAGAGGAGCCCCGTTCGATCGAGGTTATACCCCTCGTCTACAGCTCGATCGACACAGCCGACTCGGTGCGTAGGCTGCGCCACCTTTTAGATGACGATTTTATCGTCTTGATGGGGGACATTATCACCAACTGCGATCTCGCGGCTTTTTGGCGCTTTCACAAGGAGAAGAAAGGCGTAGCCAGCGTGGTACTTAAGGGCGTGGATAACCCCTGCCACTACGGCCTCGCATTCCTCTCGCGCAACGATAAGATCGAGCTTTTCATGGAGAAGCCGAGGGGCTACGATCTCTATCTGGCAAGCTTAGCTGTCGGACCCAAAGCGAGGTACACATACGCAAATCTCGCCAATGCCGGCATCTACGCCTTCTCGTACTCCATTCTCGATATTCTTGATGACAACCCCCATCTCCTTGACTTCGGGCGGCACGTCTTCCCCTACCTCGTGGAAGAAGGGTATCCTGTTTACGGCTGGGTTTCTGAACCTTGCTACTGGATAGACATTGGTACGCCACCAACATATTTTCAGGCAAATGTGGACGTTCTCGACGGTCTCGCGTCACCACTTCGACCCGCTGGAGTGTATAGCCGCGGCATATGGCTCAGTAACCCGAAGAGCGTCGAGGGGGTTGTTCGGCCGCCCGTGGTAATAGGGAGCGAAGTGAGAATCGAAAGGGGGTCTGTGGTAGGGCCTTATGCAGTACTGGGCAACTGGGCGGTTGTAGAAGAGGGGGCTGTCATCGAGAGGAGCATTATCATGGATGGGGCCAGTATAGGGTATAAGGCTCGCATCTACGAGAGCATCGTAGGATCGAGGACGGAAGTGGGCAGCGAAACCCTTCTGTATAAGTCGATAATCGAGGATCTCACGAGAATACCTAGCGGCACAAATATTTTTGACCGTATTTTAGTCACCAAGGAGAGGGGGGCTGTAATTGAGCTTAGAGCTCGAGTGGGATGA
- a CDS encoding HIT family protein, whose amino-acid sequence MSCVFCEIAAGRAPAYIIFRSDRVIAFLDKYPIQSGHTLVAPVEHYRDLLETPDDILFELTRVVKLVAGAQVRALGARGVRVVQNNGSAAGQVIFHVHFHVIPFYGLPQGGRKELDPREGERIARTLSTALADIELAKR is encoded by the coding sequence GTGAGCTGCGTGTTCTGCGAGATCGCAGCTGGGAGAGCTCCTGCGTACATAATCTTTAGGTCAGACCGCGTCATTGCCTTCCTGGACAAGTACCCCATACAGAGCGGGCATACGTTAGTAGCTCCTGTCGAGCACTACAGGGATCTTCTCGAAACGCCTGATGATATTCTCTTCGAACTGACGAGGGTCGTTAAGCTGGTAGCCGGCGCCCAAGTGCGCGCCCTAGGTGCTAGAGGTGTTAGAGTAGTGCAGAACAATGGTTCGGCAGCAGGCCAAGTAATATTCCACGTGCACTTCCACGTCATCCCCTTCTATGGTTTACCGCAAGGAGGAAGAAAAGAGTTAGATCCTCGCGAAGGGGAGAGAATCGCTCGAACTCTCTCAACAGCACTAGCCGATATTGAATTGGCGAAACGCTAA
- the ppa gene encoding inorganic diphosphatase: MKAIGPGEKAPEEVNVVIEIPQGGNVKYEMDKESGVLFVDRILYTSMVYPFNYGFIPGTLEEDGDPVDVLVLSHEPLLPGSVIKCRPVGVLLTRDEKGPDAKVVAVPSPKIDPRFSDVDDIGKLPEALRRKIEHFFEHYKELEPGKWVKVEGWMGGVEARKRIEEAIERYRSSCR, encoded by the coding sequence ATGAAGGCCATCGGTCCGGGTGAGAAGGCTCCTGAAGAGGTGAACGTCGTAATCGAAATTCCGCAGGGTGGTAACGTCAAGTATGAGATGGATAAGGAGAGTGGCGTTCTTTTCGTAGACAGGATACTCTACACTTCGATGGTGTACCCGTTTAATTACGGATTCATCCCCGGTACACTGGAGGAAGATGGAGATCCCGTCGATGTGCTCGTTCTGAGTCACGAACCGCTACTGCCAGGCTCTGTGATAAAGTGCAGGCCGGTCGGCGTCCTCCTCACTCGTGATGAGAAGGGGCCCGACGCTAAGGTGGTGGCCGTTCCCTCTCCTAAGATAGATCCCCGTTTCTCGGATGTGGACGATATTGGAAAACTGCCGGAGGCCTTGAGGCGTAAAATCGAGCACTTCTTCGAGCATTACAAGGAGTTGGAACCGGGGAAATGGGTGAAAGTGGAGGGATGGATGGGAGGCGTTGAAGCGCGTAAACGCATTGAGGAGGCTATTGAGCGCTACAGGAGTTCATGTAGATGA
- a CDS encoding DUF2153 family protein gives MSELPSTRAFLTSLEHWVETQKVILASMAKVEEQLKDADRLELVLATRVAFRHMIRTLEAFDRWLQDPFIIGHMPREMLEDVQRKAWEIMKQLLELDILHTSQFKEYFGKLAKEGKLNPLLVAQSGEERRVPGVL, from the coding sequence ATGAGTGAGCTTCCATCAACGAGGGCTTTTCTCACAAGCCTAGAGCACTGGGTTGAAACTCAGAAAGTGATCTTAGCCTCGATGGCTAAAGTTGAGGAGCAACTTAAGGACGCAGATAGGTTAGAGCTGGTGCTAGCTACACGCGTCGCATTCAGGCACATGATAAGAACTCTAGAGGCGTTCGATAGGTGGCTTCAGGATCCATTCATCATTGGTCACATGCCGCGTGAAATGCTGGAAGACGTTCAAAGAAAAGCGTGGGAGATTATGAAGCAGTTGCTCGAGCTAGACATTCTACATACGTCTCAGTTCAAGGAGTACTTTGGTAAGCTAGCGAAAGAGGGTAAGCTCAATCCCTTGCTTGTTGCTCAGAGTGGGGAGGAGAGGCGAGTCCCCGGCGTGCTGTAG
- a CDS encoding CDC48 family AAA ATPase: MAGLSMPEKELKEIELKVAELRHNEAGRGRVRIDEEAMEKLGLAPGDAVEIEGRRKTVALVWPGYAEDRGTGIIRMDGWTRKNAGVSIGEKVRVRRAEIKAAELVKLSPTSMTLTVDENFIAYAKKRLLDRPIIEGDIVQVPVLGQNIPFTVVATKPPGAVVITENSRVIILEKPVEIGRIPRVTYDDIGDLEEAKQKIRELVELPMKYPQLFKRLGIDPPKGVLLYGPPGCGKTLLAKAVANETEAYFIAINGPEIMSKFYGESEQRLREIFEEAKEHAPAIIFIDEIDAIAPKREEVTGEVEKRVVAQLLALMDGLEARGDVIVIAATNRPNAIDPALRRPGRFDREIEIPVPDKRGRYEILMVHTRNMPLAEDVDLRKLAEITHGYTGADLAALCREAAMRALRRILPKIDLSKGELPPDVLDELKVTMQDFMDAYREITPSALREIEIEVPNVRWSDVGGLEEVKQQLREAVEWPLRYPESFKRLGIDPPKGVLLYGPPGCGKTLLAKAVATESEANFIAVKGPEIFSKWVGESERAIREIFRKARQAAPCIVFIDELDALAPLRGLGYADSGVTERVVSQLLTEMDGLEKMEGVVVMGATNRPDIIDPALLRPGRFDRIIYVPPPDRAARLEILKVHTRRMPLAEDVDLEKIADATEGYAGSDLALLVREAGMLAMRENPGAEKVHMRHFEEALKKVKPSLTPEMLKYYESWAERSKKMLQGRISPVSFYV; encoded by the coding sequence TTGGCGGGATTGTCTATGCCGGAGAAGGAGCTTAAGGAGATCGAGCTTAAGGTTGCCGAGCTTCGGCATAATGAAGCTGGGCGAGGAAGGGTGCGCATCGATGAGGAGGCGATGGAGAAGCTAGGCCTAGCGCCTGGCGACGCGGTCGAAATCGAGGGGAGGAGGAAGACTGTAGCTCTAGTTTGGCCTGGGTACGCGGAGGATAGGGGCACTGGGATTATAAGGATGGATGGGTGGACGAGGAAGAATGCTGGAGTCAGCATAGGAGAGAAGGTCAGGGTTAGGCGGGCCGAGATCAAAGCTGCAGAGCTGGTGAAGCTCTCCCCAACCTCGATGACGTTAACGGTGGATGAGAACTTCATCGCTTACGCCAAGAAGAGGCTCCTCGACAGACCGATAATAGAGGGGGATATAGTGCAGGTACCGGTTCTGGGGCAGAACATACCTTTCACCGTGGTAGCTACGAAACCCCCAGGTGCAGTCGTCATAACCGAGAACAGTCGAGTCATTATTTTAGAGAAGCCGGTCGAAATCGGGAGGATCCCGCGTGTAACGTATGATGATATTGGAGACTTGGAAGAGGCCAAGCAGAAGATAAGAGAGCTGGTAGAGCTTCCGATGAAGTACCCACAGCTCTTTAAGAGGTTGGGTATCGATCCTCCAAAGGGTGTTCTACTCTACGGGCCCCCAGGTTGTGGTAAGACTTTGCTAGCCAAAGCCGTTGCAAATGAAACCGAAGCTTACTTCATCGCCATCAACGGCCCTGAGATTATGAGCAAGTTCTACGGCGAGAGCGAGCAGAGGTTAAGGGAGATTTTCGAAGAGGCTAAAGAGCACGCGCCGGCGATAATCTTCATTGATGAGATTGACGCGATCGCGCCCAAGAGGGAGGAAGTAACGGGAGAAGTCGAGAAACGTGTGGTAGCACAGCTCCTCGCCCTAATGGATGGTCTCGAAGCCCGAGGGGATGTGATCGTAATAGCTGCGACGAATAGACCTAATGCCATAGATCCTGCTCTTAGAAGGCCGGGGCGCTTCGATAGGGAAATTGAGATCCCCGTGCCCGATAAGCGCGGTAGGTACGAGATTCTGATGGTTCACACGAGGAACATGCCCTTAGCCGAGGATGTGGACCTGAGGAAGCTAGCTGAAATCACACATGGCTACACTGGTGCTGATCTCGCCGCGCTGTGTAGGGAAGCTGCTATGAGAGCCCTCCGCAGAATACTACCGAAGATCGATTTAAGCAAGGGTGAGCTACCGCCTGACGTACTCGACGAGTTGAAGGTCACGATGCAAGACTTCATGGATGCGTACAGGGAAATAACACCGAGCGCGCTTCGCGAGATAGAAATCGAGGTGCCAAATGTGCGCTGGAGTGACGTGGGCGGGCTCGAAGAAGTGAAGCAGCAGCTCAGGGAGGCGGTCGAGTGGCCGTTACGGTACCCAGAATCGTTCAAGAGGTTGGGCATTGACCCTCCGAAGGGTGTGCTGCTTTACGGTCCGCCGGGTTGTGGTAAGACTCTGTTGGCGAAGGCGGTTGCGACAGAAAGTGAGGCGAACTTCATAGCGGTTAAAGGCCCGGAGATTTTCAGCAAGTGGGTTGGCGAAAGCGAGAGAGCAATCAGAGAGATATTCAGGAAAGCTCGACAGGCAGCACCTTGCATTGTGTTCATAGATGAGTTAGACGCGCTAGCGCCGCTGAGAGGGCTCGGTTACGCCGATTCAGGAGTGACTGAGCGCGTGGTCAGTCAATTGCTCACCGAGATGGATGGATTAGAGAAGATGGAGGGCGTTGTAGTGATGGGGGCGACGAATAGGCCCGACATTATTGATCCGGCTTTGTTGAGGCCCGGCCGGTTTGACCGGATCATCTACGTGCCTCCGCCCGACCGGGCTGCAAGGCTTGAAATCCTCAAAGTGCACACGAGGCGAATGCCGCTAGCCGAAGACGTAGACCTCGAGAAAATCGCGGACGCGACGGAGGGATACGCGGGTTCCGATTTGGCGCTCCTGGTTAGAGAAGCGGGCATGCTGGCAATGAGGGAAAACCCCGGCGCTGAGAAAGTGCACATGAGGCACTTTGAAGAAGCGTTAAAGAAAGTGAAGCCGAGTCTGACGCCGGAGATGCTCAAGTACTATGAATCCTGGGCGGAGAGGTCGAAGAAGATGCTTCAAGGAAGAATCTCTCCTGTAAGCTTTTACGTGTAG
- the fen gene encoding flap endonuclease-1, with product MGVQLRELVAPVKVEIELEKLSGKALALDAYNALYQFLATIRQPDGTPLMDAYGRVTSHLNGLFYRTINLLEKGIKPVYVFDGKPPELKAAELERRMKARREAEQKYMEALERGELEEARIYAQQASYLTTSMVNDAKKLLSLMGVPWVQAPADGEAQAAFMAAKGDVWAAASQDYDSLLYGAPRLVRNVTISGRRKLPRRDEYVEVKPELIELDKLLNYYGITRVQLVYIGLLMGTDYNPGGVKGVGPKRALKLVKDFADIDTIAKVVGWDFPVKPADVIKIFLEPETTEDYEVAWHAPDKDGIIEFLCDEHQFSRERVLNAIERLEKAYQSTLRQHTLEAWFS from the coding sequence ATGGGGGTTCAACTGCGCGAGCTGGTAGCCCCCGTCAAGGTGGAAATCGAGTTGGAAAAACTCTCCGGGAAGGCTTTAGCCCTCGACGCTTACAATGCCCTCTACCAATTTCTAGCTACCATCAGGCAGCCGGATGGAACCCCCCTCATGGATGCGTACGGCAGAGTTACTAGTCACTTAAACGGGCTTTTCTATCGAACTATCAATTTACTTGAGAAGGGTATAAAACCGGTCTACGTTTTTGACGGAAAACCACCGGAGCTCAAGGCGGCTGAGCTGGAACGCAGAATGAAAGCGAGGAGGGAGGCCGAGCAGAAGTACATGGAAGCCCTCGAACGGGGTGAGCTCGAAGAGGCCAGGATTTACGCTCAACAGGCATCGTACTTAACTACATCGATGGTGAACGATGCAAAGAAGCTCCTCAGCCTAATGGGTGTGCCATGGGTTCAAGCGCCAGCCGACGGCGAGGCGCAAGCCGCCTTCATGGCCGCTAAAGGCGATGTTTGGGCAGCCGCGAGCCAGGATTACGACTCCCTGCTCTACGGTGCACCGAGGCTAGTCAGAAATGTGACCATTAGCGGGAGGAGAAAGCTCCCTCGACGCGATGAATACGTTGAAGTGAAGCCAGAGCTGATCGAGCTGGACAAGCTCTTAAACTACTACGGCATCACGAGAGTTCAGCTCGTCTACATTGGGTTGCTGATGGGCACCGACTACAACCCCGGAGGCGTCAAGGGTGTAGGACCTAAGAGGGCTCTAAAGCTGGTGAAGGACTTCGCAGACATCGATACGATAGCTAAGGTAGTCGGATGGGACTTCCCCGTTAAGCCGGCTGACGTGATTAAGATATTCCTTGAGCCTGAAACCACGGAAGACTACGAAGTAGCGTGGCACGCTCCAGACAAGGATGGGATTATCGAGTTCTTATGCGATGAGCATCAATTCTCGAGAGAAAGGGTTCTTAATGCCATCGAGAGGTTAGAAAAAGCCTATCAATCAACCCTTAGGCAACACACGCTAGAAGCGTGGTTCTCCTGA
- a CDS encoding cytochrome c biogenesis protein CcdA, protein MNGELHNVVLSLLAGLQTVFSPCLFPVLPAYLIFLARQVGSSLKVTLAFVTALSVSLLVYAVSVASIGQALLIALSLTPDTVSFVLATLFACLAFIELSPAKQIFSAFTYRGLEVKKVSVASSAMLGALFALAAAPCASAPLLAWTAILLLHPNSVLPSLAAFLAGVATPFIIIAALAQSMGQRVHRGLARSFLVKYSYELSAVLFATFSLVVLLSTSNPLSIIEKYAQMLSTSVSALLSLALLYAGINLLTSVPRAARGRLLILATFPILTGITGATNLLLLSQVLPDVFSKLIFHYLIASIGVVTAALWLFLSIKNGGRASRWMALTALTQTLCSIFTDLSTFIPSRTGALLGHYFLCIISVGAALSLLAILVQARRLA, encoded by the coding sequence ATGAACGGAGAGCTCCACAACGTCGTGCTATCGTTGTTAGCCGGCCTTCAGACAGTCTTCTCACCCTGCCTTTTCCCAGTTTTACCGGCCTACTTGATCTTTCTAGCCAGACAAGTAGGCAGCTCTCTAAAAGTTACGCTTGCATTCGTAACGGCACTCTCCGTAAGTCTCCTGGTTTACGCGGTCTCCGTAGCAAGCATCGGTCAGGCCCTCCTTATTGCGCTAAGCTTAACGCCTGACACCGTCAGTTTCGTTCTTGCAACCCTTTTCGCCTGTTTAGCATTTATCGAGCTATCCCCAGCTAAACAAATATTCTCCGCTTTCACGTATCGGGGTCTCGAAGTCAAAAAGGTAAGCGTGGCTAGTTCCGCGATGCTGGGGGCCCTCTTTGCTTTAGCCGCTGCTCCATGCGCTTCGGCCCCGCTTCTGGCTTGGACAGCAATCCTGCTATTACATCCCAATTCGGTGCTGCCGAGTCTAGCAGCGTTTTTGGCTGGCGTAGCTACGCCGTTTATAATCATAGCCGCGCTCGCACAAAGCATGGGTCAGAGGGTGCACAGAGGACTTGCTAGAAGTTTCCTGGTAAAGTACAGCTACGAGCTTTCAGCTGTACTGTTTGCCACTTTCTCTCTAGTTGTACTCCTGTCGACCAGCAACCCTCTTTCAATAATTGAAAAGTACGCGCAGATGTTGAGTACCTCGGTATCAGCCCTTCTTTCACTAGCTCTGCTCTACGCGGGCATTAACCTGCTCACTTCAGTACCTCGAGCTGCTAGAGGGAGGTTGCTCATACTAGCCACCTTCCCAATACTAACCGGTATAACCGGTGCCACCAATCTCCTTCTTCTCTCGCAAGTTTTGCCCGACGTATTCAGCAAGCTGATCTTCCACTATTTGATCGCATCAATCGGCGTTGTAACGGCAGCTTTATGGCTATTCTTGAGCATTAAAAATGGGGGGCGTGCCAGCAGGTGGATGGCTCTGACTGCCTTAACGCAGACGCTGTGCTCCATCTTCACCGATCTTTCCACCTTTATTCCGTCCCGCACTGGAGCTTTACTGGGTCACTACTTCCTTTGCATAATTTCTGTGGGAGCGGCTCTCTCGCTACTAGCGATACTCGTCCAAGCGAGAAGGTTAGCTTAG